Proteins found in one Drosophila melanogaster mitochondrion, complete genome genomic segment:
- the COX3 gene encoding cytochrome c oxidase subunit III: MSTHSNHPFHLVDYSPWPLTGAIGAMTTVSGMVKWFHQYDISLFVLGNIITILTVYQWWRDVSREGTYQGLHTYAVTIGLRWGMILFILSEVLFFVSFFWAFFHSSLSPAIELGASWPPMGIISFNPFQIPLLNTAILLASGVTVTWAHHSLMENNHSQTTQGLFFTVLLGIYFTILQAYEYIEAPFTIADSIYGSTFFMATGFHGIHVLIGTTFLLVCLLRHLNNHFSKNHHFGFEAAAWYWHFVDVVWLFLYITIYWWGG, encoded by the coding sequence ATGTCTACACACTCAAATCACCCTTTTCATTTAGTGGATTATAGTCCATGACCATTAACAGGAGCTATCGGAGCTATAACAACTGTATCAGGTATAGTAAAATGATTTCATCAATATGATATTTCATTATTTGTATTAGGTAATATTATTACTATTTTAACTGTATATCAATGATGACGAGATGTATCACGAGAAGGAACATACCAAGGATTACATACTTATGCAGTAACTATTGGTTTACGATGAGGAATAATTTTATTTATTTTATCAGAAGTTTTATTTTTTGTGAGATTTTTTTGAGCTTTTTTTCACAGAAGTTTATCACCCGCTATTGAATTAGGAGCATCATGACCTCCTATAGGAATTATCTCATTTAATCCATTTCAAATTCCTTTATTAAATACAGCTATTTTATTAGCTTCAGGAGTTACTGTAACTTGAGCCCACCATAGACTTATAGAAAATAATCATTCACAGACTACTCAAGGATTATTTTTTACAGTTTTACTAGGAATCTATTTTACAATTCTTCAAGCTTATGAATATATTGAAGCTCCATTTACTATTGCAGACTCAATTTATGGATCAACATTTTTTATAGCAACAGGATTTCACGGAATTCATGTATTAATCGGAACAACTTTTTTATTAGTATGTTTACTACGACATTTAAATAATCACTTCTCAAAAAATCATCATTTTGGTTTTGAAGCAGCTGCATGATATTGACATTTTGTCGATGTAGTTTGATTATTTTTATATATCACAATTTACTGATGAGGAGGATAA
- the ND3 gene encoding NADH dehydrogenase subunit 3 gives MFSIIFIALLILLITTIVMFLASILSKKALIDREKSSPFECGFDPKSSSRLPFSLRFFLITIIFLIFDVEIALILPMIIIMKYSNIMIWTITSIIFILILLIGLYHEWNQGMLNWSN, from the coding sequence ATTTTTTCTATTATTTTTATTGCTTTATTAATTTTACTAATTACAACTATTGTTATATTTTTAGCTTCAATTTTATCAAAAAAAGCTTTAATCGACCGAGAAAAAAGATCCCCATTTGAATGTGGATTTGATCCAAAATCTTCATCTCGATTACCATTTTCTTTACGTTTTTTTTTAATTACTATTATTTTTTTAATTTTTGATGTAGAGATTGCATTAATTCTACCTATAATTATTATTATAAAATATTCTAATATTATAATTTGAACAATTACTTCAATTATTTTTATTTTAATTTTATTAATTGGATTATACCATGAATGAAATCAAGGAATGTTAAATTGATCAAACTAA